One segment of Pseudomonas pohangensis DNA contains the following:
- a CDS encoding M20 family peptidase — protein sequence MKRAFQILGIALLGVLALIIVRTLLLPAPLLGASDPALPDGISAETAARHLGEAIRFQTIARQIGASEAEQAASRSAFADMQAWLLQTYPLLAANTRLEQIGAGSLLFTWQGSNRELDPVLLMAHMDVVPIAPREERKWQFPPFSGTLADGYVWGRGTLDTKGSMIAMLEAAELLLSQGFKPERSVLFSFGADEEIGGYNGNRLVAEHLQQQGTKLAWVSDEGGAITRGIIPGVNANVALVGIAEKGSVTLNVTASAIGGHSSMPQAFDETAIGRLSLSLQQIGHHPFAAHIQGPTNDFLDTIAPAQGFLPRMLLANRWLFGPLITQMLESTPAGSAQLRTVIAPTIINGGNKENVLPPDARAIINLRIHPADSIESVQQHVRGAINDPQVSIKVMPGAREPSSISDVNGEAYQHLSRTIRASFGNTLVAPNLTVVGTDSRYFLPLTQNVFRFAPIQLTQQDMQRIHGLNERIAVKDLGAAAAFYYRLISTMPTRDN from the coding sequence ATGAAACGCGCTTTTCAGATACTGGGTATCGCCCTGCTCGGCGTGCTGGCCCTGATCATCGTCCGCACCCTGCTGCTGCCCGCGCCTTTGCTCGGTGCCAGCGATCCGGCATTGCCGGACGGAATCAGTGCAGAAACCGCCGCGCGCCACCTCGGTGAAGCGATTCGTTTCCAGACCATTGCCCGTCAGATAGGTGCCAGCGAGGCAGAACAGGCCGCCAGCCGCAGTGCCTTTGCCGACATGCAGGCCTGGTTGCTGCAGACTTACCCGCTGCTGGCGGCCAACACCCGGCTCGAGCAGATCGGCGCCGGCAGCTTGCTGTTTACCTGGCAAGGCAGCAACCGGGAGCTGGATCCGGTACTGCTGATGGCGCACATGGATGTGGTGCCGATAGCACCGCGCGAGGAGCGCAAATGGCAGTTCCCGCCCTTCTCCGGCACGCTGGCTGACGGCTATGTCTGGGGCCGTGGCACGCTCGACACCAAGGGTTCCATGATTGCCATGCTCGAGGCAGCCGAGCTGTTGCTCAGCCAGGGTTTCAAACCCGAGCGCAGCGTGCTGTTCAGTTTTGGTGCCGATGAGGAAATCGGCGGTTATAACGGCAACCGCCTGGTCGCCGAGCATTTGCAGCAGCAGGGAACAAAACTCGCCTGGGTTTCCGATGAAGGTGGCGCCATCACCCGGGGCATCATTCCCGGCGTTAACGCCAACGTCGCGCTGGTCGGCATTGCCGAAAAAGGCTCGGTGACGCTGAACGTCACGGCTTCCGCCATCGGTGGTCACTCTTCGATGCCGCAGGCCTTTGATGAAACCGCCATCGGGCGGCTGAGCCTGAGCCTGCAGCAGATTGGCCACCATCCATTTGCCGCCCATATCCAGGGGCCGACCAATGACTTCCTCGACACCATTGCCCCGGCACAAGGTTTCCTGCCGCGCATGCTGCTGGCCAACCGCTGGCTGTTCGGCCCGCTGATCACACAAATGCTCGAAAGCACCCCGGCAGGCTCGGCACAACTGCGCACGGTGATCGCACCGACCATCATCAATGGCGGCAACAAGGAAAACGTCCTGCCACCCGACGCCCGCGCCATCATCAATCTGCGCATTCATCCGGCCGACAGCATTGAAAGTGTGCAGCAACACGTCAGAGGCGCGATCAATGATCCGCAAGTGAGTATCAAGGTCATGCCCGGGGCTCGCGAGCCCTCGAGCATCTCCGATGTCAACGGCGAAGCCTACCAACACCTGAGCCGGACCATTCGCGCCAGCTTCGGCAATACCCTGGTGGCTCCCAATCTGACGGTGGTCGGCACCGACTCACGCTACTTTCTGCCGCTCACGCAGAATGTCTTTCGTTTCGCGCCGATTCAGCTGACGCAGCAGGACATGCAGCGCATTCACGGCCTCAACGAGCGCATTGCAGTCAAGGATCTGGGTGCAGCAGCAGCCTTCTACTACCGGCTGATCAGCACGATGCCGACCCGGGACAACTAG
- a CDS encoding ABC transporter permease subunit — translation MKRFSYTNFMLWAGLTFIYLPMVILVIYSFNGSRLVTVWGGWSIKWYAGLLDNRQLISSVGRSLEIAFYTAIAAVILGTIAAFVLTRISNFKGRTLFGGMVTAPLVMPEVITGLSLLLLFVAMAQLIGWPQQRGLVTIWIAHTTFCTAYVAVVVSSRLRELDLSIEEAAMDLGARPWKVFFLITIPMILPSLAAGGMMAFALSLDDLVLASFVSGPGATTLPMEIFSAVRLGVKPEINAVASLILLAVSLATFIAWYLGRRAEARRKRALQQSMEAMAAEASGSSWKGASAS, via the coding sequence ATGAAGCGCTTCAGTTATACAAACTTCATGTTGTGGGCTGGTTTGACGTTCATTTACCTGCCCATGGTGATTCTGGTCATCTACTCGTTCAACGGCTCCAGACTGGTGACGGTCTGGGGTGGCTGGTCGATCAAGTGGTATGCGGGGTTGCTCGACAACCGTCAGCTGATCAGTTCGGTGGGGCGTTCGCTGGAAATCGCCTTCTACACGGCAATCGCGGCGGTTATCCTCGGAACCATAGCGGCCTTCGTGCTGACGCGGATTTCCAACTTCAAGGGCCGTACGCTGTTCGGTGGCATGGTTACCGCGCCGCTGGTAATGCCTGAAGTGATCACCGGTCTGTCGCTATTGCTGCTGTTTGTGGCCATGGCGCAGCTGATCGGCTGGCCGCAACAGCGCGGCCTGGTGACCATCTGGATCGCGCATACAACCTTCTGTACGGCTTACGTGGCTGTAGTGGTGTCGTCACGCCTGCGCGAGCTGGACCTGTCGATCGAAGAGGCGGCAATGGATCTGGGCGCACGCCCGTGGAAGGTGTTCTTTCTGATCACCATCCCGATGATCCTGCCGTCTCTGGCAGCGGGCGGCATGATGGCCTTTGCCCTGTCGCTGGATGATCTGGTACTGGCCAGCTTCGTCTCCGGCCCTGGTGCAACCACCTTGCCGATGGAGATCTTCTCCGCCGTACGGCTGGGCGTGAAGCCGGAAATCAACGCGGTAGCCAGCCTGATTCTGCTGGCGGTTTCGCTGGCGACTTTCATTGCCTGGTATCTCGGCCGGCGTGCCGAGGCACGTCGCAAGCGTGCCCTGCAGCAGAGTATGGAAGCCATGGCTGCGGAAGCCTCCGGCTCCAGCTGGAAAGGTGCTTCGGCCTCCTGA
- a CDS encoding ABC transporter permease subunit: protein MSMPKLKSLTPRGRHFVIGVPFIWLFVFFVLPFIIVLKISFAEADVAIPPYTEIYSYLDQQFQVILNFGNYVLLSEDALYVSAYLGSLKIAFFSTLLCLLIGYPMAYAIARSSKEAQTVFLLLIMMPTWTAILIRVYAWMGLLSKSGLINSTLISMGLIDEPLQLLNTNLAVYIGIVYSYLPFMVLPLFANLVKHDHTLLEAASDLGSSNINSFWKITVPLSKNGIIAGCMLVFIPAVGEFVIPELLGGPETLMIGKVLWQEFFNNRDWPVASALAVIMLLILMVPIILFNRNQAKELEGKI from the coding sequence ATGAGCATGCCAAAACTTAAAAGCCTGACCCCGCGGGGGCGGCACTTTGTCATCGGGGTGCCATTCATCTGGCTCTTCGTGTTCTTTGTGCTGCCATTCATCATCGTACTGAAGATCAGCTTTGCCGAGGCGGATGTTGCGATCCCGCCCTACACCGAGATCTACAGTTATCTGGATCAACAGTTTCAGGTCATTCTGAACTTTGGCAACTACGTCCTGCTTAGTGAGGATGCACTTTACGTCTCCGCGTATCTGGGCTCGCTGAAGATTGCCTTTTTCAGCACCCTGCTGTGCCTGTTGATCGGCTACCCGATGGCCTATGCCATCGCCCGCTCCAGCAAGGAAGCTCAGACGGTGTTTCTGCTGCTGATCATGATGCCGACCTGGACCGCGATCCTGATCCGCGTCTATGCCTGGATGGGCCTGCTGAGCAAAAGCGGTCTGATCAACAGTACGCTGATATCGATGGGGCTGATTGACGAGCCGCTTCAGCTGCTCAACACCAACCTGGCGGTGTACATCGGTATTGTCTATTCGTACTTGCCGTTCATGGTGCTGCCGCTGTTTGCCAACCTGGTCAAGCATGACCATACCTTGCTCGAAGCGGCATCCGACCTGGGCTCGAGCAACATCAACAGCTTCTGGAAGATCACCGTGCCGTTGTCGAAAAACGGCATCATTGCCGGCTGCATGCTGGTGTTCATTCCGGCAGTAGGCGAGTTCGTGATTCCCGAGCTGCTTGGCGGACCGGAAACCCTGATGATCGGCAAGGTTCTGTGGCAGGAGTTCTTCAACAACCGTGACTGGCCGGTAGCCTCTGCGCTGGCGGTGATCATGCTGCTGATCCTGATGGTGCCAATAATCCTGTTTAACCGAAATCAAGCCAAAGAGCTGGAGGGCAAGATATGA
- the potA gene encoding polyamine ABC transporter ATP-binding protein, translating to MAIASGVQEEALAGNQQPAKQVLVKIDRVTKKFDETAAVDDVSLSIYKGEIFALLGGSGSGKSTLLRMLAGFEKPTDGRIYLDGQDITDLPPYERPINMMFQSYALFPHMTVEQNIAFGLKQDRMPKAEIESVVNDMLKLVQMTEYAKRQPHQLSGGQRQRVALARSLAKRPKLLLLDEPMGALDKKLRSQMQLELVDIIEGVDVTCVMVTHDQEEAMTMAQRIAIMHMGCIEQIGSPVDIYETPINRQVCEFIGTVNLFEGEVVEDEQDHAVIACPDLDRKIYVNHGVTTSARDKHVGYALRPEKLLVTTEQPGDDVNWARGKVHDIAYLGGHSVFYIKLNGGMVVQSFMANSERLGARPTWGDEVFVFWEHDSGVVLRS from the coding sequence ATGGCAATAGCCTCCGGTGTACAAGAAGAAGCCCTCGCCGGCAATCAGCAGCCTGCGAAACAGGTGCTGGTAAAAATCGACCGGGTAACCAAGAAGTTTGACGAGACGGCGGCAGTGGATGATGTATCCCTGTCGATCTACAAGGGCGAGATTTTCGCCCTGCTCGGCGGTTCTGGTTCTGGTAAATCCACCCTGCTGCGCATGCTTGCCGGTTTCGAGAAGCCGACCGACGGGCGTATCTACCTCGATGGCCAGGACATCACCGATCTGCCGCCGTACGAGCGCCCGATCAACATGATGTTCCAGTCCTATGCCCTGTTCCCGCACATGACAGTGGAGCAGAACATCGCCTTCGGTCTCAAGCAGGACCGCATGCCCAAGGCTGAAATCGAGAGCGTGGTCAACGACATGCTCAAGCTGGTGCAGATGACCGAGTATGCCAAGCGCCAGCCGCACCAGCTCTCCGGTGGCCAGCGCCAGCGCGTTGCACTGGCACGCTCGCTGGCCAAGCGTCCGAAATTGCTGCTGCTGGATGAGCCGATGGGCGCACTGGACAAGAAGCTGCGTTCGCAGATGCAGCTGGAGCTGGTGGATATCATCGAGGGTGTTGATGTGACCTGCGTCATGGTGACCCACGATCAGGAAGAGGCCATGACCATGGCCCAGCGCATCGCCATCATGCACATGGGCTGTATCGAGCAGATCGGCAGTCCGGTCGACATCTATGAGACGCCGATCAATCGGCAGGTCTGCGAGTTCATCGGTACCGTCAACCTGTTTGAGGGTGAAGTGGTTGAAGACGAGCAGGATCATGCGGTGATTGCCTGCCCGGATCTGGATCGCAAAATCTACGTGAACCATGGCGTTACCACCTCGGCGCGGGACAAGCACGTTGGCTACGCACTGCGTCCGGAAAAGCTGCTGGTGACCACCGAGCAGCCTGGCGATGATGTCAACTGGGCGCGCGGCAAGGTGCACGACATCGCCTACCTCGGCGGACATTCGGTGTTCTACATCAAACTGAACGGGGGCATGGTGGTGCAGTCGTTCATGGCCAACTCGGAGCGCCTCGGTGCTCGTCCGACCTGGGGTGACGAGGTGTTCGTCTTCTGGGAGCATGACAGCGGCGTGGTACTGCGCTCATGA
- a CDS encoding polyamine ABC transporter substrate-binding protein, which produces MKKYSKTLIALSLTGAIAGFAQAADKSVNVYNWSDYIAEDTNANFEKQTGIKVVYDVFDSNEVLEAKLLSGASGYDVVVPSNQFLAKQIKAGVFQKLDKSKLPNWKNLNADLMKTLETADPGNLYAFPYMWGTTGIVYNVDKVKAALGVDSIDSWDVIFKPENLEKLKSCGVSMLDAPQEVMAAALFYQGLNPNPTTTAEVKKAEELMMKLRPYITYFHSSKYISDMANGNICVALGWSGDAFQAQARAEEAKNGVKVAYVIPKEGAASWYDMMAIPADSKNADNALAYLNYIMDPAVVAEITDYVAYPNGNSASTPLVDEDIRNNPGIYPPPETMKKLYAFGELSPKVQRAMTRSWTKIKSGQ; this is translated from the coding sequence ATGAAAAAATACTCCAAGACGCTGATTGCCTTGTCGCTCACTGGCGCTATTGCCGGTTTTGCCCAGGCCGCCGACAAATCGGTGAATGTCTACAACTGGTCTGACTACATTGCCGAAGACACCAATGCCAATTTTGAAAAACAGACCGGCATCAAGGTGGTTTACGACGTTTTCGACAGCAATGAAGTACTCGAAGCCAAGCTGCTGTCGGGAGCTTCCGGTTATGACGTAGTCGTGCCTTCCAACCAGTTCCTGGCCAAGCAGATCAAGGCCGGTGTATTCCAGAAGCTGGACAAGTCCAAGCTGCCGAACTGGAAGAACCTCAATGCGGATCTGATGAAAACCCTGGAGACTGCCGATCCGGGCAATCTCTACGCCTTCCCCTACATGTGGGGTACCACCGGCATCGTCTATAACGTCGACAAGGTCAAGGCAGCGCTGGGCGTTGACAGCATTGACTCCTGGGACGTGATCTTCAAGCCGGAAAACCTCGAGAAGCTCAAGTCGTGTGGCGTGTCCATGCTGGATGCGCCGCAGGAAGTCATGGCGGCAGCGCTGTTCTATCAGGGGCTGAATCCTAATCCGACTACCACGGCTGAAGTAAAGAAGGCTGAAGAGTTGATGATGAAGCTGCGCCCTTACATCACCTACTTCCATTCCTCCAAGTACATTTCGGATATGGCCAACGGCAATATCTGCGTGGCTCTGGGTTGGTCCGGTGATGCTTTCCAGGCTCAGGCCCGGGCCGAAGAAGCCAAGAATGGCGTGAAAGTGGCCTACGTGATTCCCAAGGAAGGCGCAGCCTCCTGGTACGACATGATGGCCATACCGGCTGACTCGAAGAATGCAGACAACGCGCTGGCTTATCTGAACTACATCATGGATCCGGCGGTAGTCGCAGAAATCACCGATTACGTGGCTTACCCGAATGGCAACTCGGCTTCTACGCCGCTGGTTGATGAGGATATCCGCAACAATCCGGGGATCTATCCGCCACCTGAAACCATGAAAAAACTTTACGCGTTTGGCGAGCTGTCACCGAAAGTGCAACGCGCCATGACACGCAGCTGGACCAAGATCAAATCGGGCCAGTAA
- a CDS encoding glutamine synthetase family protein, giving the protein MSVKLDQLTSWLKDRKITEVECMISDLTGIARGKIAPTNKFLDEKGMRLPESVLLQTVTGDYVDDDIYYELLDTADIDMFCRPDQDAVYLVPWALEPTAMVIHDTFDKQGNPIELSPRNILKKVLKMYTDKGWTPIVAPEMEFYLTKRCSDPDFPLVAPVGRSGRPEVGRQSFSIDAANEFDPLFEDVYDWCEAQELDLDTLIHEDGPAQMEINFRHGDPLHLADQITVFKRTMREAALKHDVEVTFMAKPITDQPGSAMHIHQSVVDTKTGKNIFSNEDGSMSKLFMNHIGGLQKFIPELLPLFAPNVNSFRRFLPDTSAPVNVEWGEENRTVGLRVPEANPQNRRVENRLPGADANPYLVLAASLLCGYMGMVEGINPSAPVKGRGYERRNLRLPVTIEHALERMENCKEGVKYLGENFMRGYVAVKRAEHENYKRVISSWEREFLLSSV; this is encoded by the coding sequence ATGAGTGTCAAACTGGATCAGCTTACGTCCTGGCTGAAAGATCGAAAAATTACTGAAGTCGAATGCATGATCAGTGATCTGACAGGCATCGCGCGCGGCAAGATTGCGCCTACCAACAAGTTTCTCGACGAGAAGGGCATGCGCCTTCCCGAGAGCGTGTTGCTGCAGACGGTAACCGGTGATTATGTCGACGATGACATCTATTACGAGTTGCTGGACACCGCCGATATCGACATGTTCTGCCGGCCGGATCAGGATGCTGTTTATCTGGTGCCCTGGGCACTGGAGCCGACCGCGATGGTGATTCACGACACCTTCGACAAGCAGGGCAATCCGATCGAACTGTCGCCGCGCAATATCCTCAAGAAAGTCCTGAAAATGTATACCGACAAGGGCTGGACGCCGATTGTTGCGCCGGAAATGGAGTTCTATCTGACCAAGCGGTGCTCCGATCCGGATTTTCCGCTGGTCGCGCCGGTAGGCCGCTCCGGTCGCCCTGAAGTGGGTCGCCAGTCCTTCTCGATTGATGCGGCCAACGAATTCGATCCGTTGTTCGAGGATGTTTACGACTGGTGCGAGGCGCAGGAGCTGGATCTTGACACCCTGATCCATGAGGACGGCCCGGCACAGATGGAAATCAATTTCCGTCATGGCGATCCGCTACATCTGGCAGACCAGATTACCGTGTTCAAGCGCACCATGCGTGAAGCCGCCCTCAAGCATGATGTCGAAGTGACCTTCATGGCCAAGCCGATTACCGACCAGCCGGGCAGCGCCATGCATATTCACCAGAGCGTGGTGGATACCAAGACCGGCAAGAACATCTTTTCCAATGAAGATGGCTCCATGAGCAAGCTGTTCATGAATCATATTGGTGGTCTGCAGAAGTTCATTCCCGAACTGCTGCCGCTGTTCGCCCCCAACGTCAACTCGTTCCGCCGCTTCCTGCCGGATACCTCGGCGCCGGTAAACGTCGAGTGGGGTGAAGAAAATCGCACCGTAGGTCTGCGTGTGCCGGAGGCCAATCCGCAAAACCGGCGCGTGGAAAATCGCCTGCCCGGTGCCGACGCCAACCCGTATCTGGTACTCGCAGCATCCTTGCTGTGCGGCTACATGGGCATGGTCGAGGGCATCAATCCGAGCGCGCCGGTCAAGGGCCGTGGATACGAGCGCCGCAACCTGCGCCTGCCAGTGACCATCGAGCACGCCCTTGAGCGCATGGAAAACTGCAAGGAAGGTGTGAAATATCTGGGCGAGAACTTCATGCGCGGCTATGTGGCGGTAAAGCGTGCCGAACATGAGAACTACAAAAGGGTGATCAGCTCCTGGGAGCGCGAGTTCCTGTTGTCGTCTGTCTGA